Part of the Candidatus Babeliales bacterium genome is shown below.
GATTCATTCAATGATCCTGATAAAAAAGTTTTCATTTTTGATATGTATAATAAAAATGAATATCCCAAAAATTCTGATAATACGGCACAATATATCGATAAGCCAATTCCACTTGATGGTGGCCAATTGCAATGTAAAGTATTTGGTTTTGATGTTTCAAGAATTGATTATGCGCAGCTCACCGAGCGTGTGGAAGGGCGAAAAGTCAACGATGAAGAATATTTGAATAAGCTTAAAGATCAATTATCAAAATATCTTAATGAGCTTGAGCAAGACGAGAAAAAGCCTGATTTAATCATTTATAATGCAGGGACCGATCCTTTTGAAAAAGATAATTGGGGCTGTATGAATATTTCCTTTGATGGCATGATAGCGCGCGATCAGTTTGTCTGGCAACAAGCGAAGGATAAAAATATTCCCATATTAATGGTTCTTTCTGGTGGTTATTCAGCGCAAAGTGCACCAATGATTGCTAAATCGATTGAAAAGATTTTAATTGAACGTGAAGTGTTGATTCCTATAGTTTAATTGAAAAGCAGAAAAGCCTCCCGACGATTGACAGCAAGCAGAAGTTTTATCAATCTTTTGCAAGCAAGATAAGGCTGGGCTTGCTTGGCCTATTAAGTAAAATGAAGTATATGTTAAAGATGATAAATGGCTCAATGGGTGGCATATAATTGATTATGATTAGGTGATTTTTTAAAGAATCACCCCGTTTTTTGTCTGGATTGAATTTATTTTGACTAAAAATATTTTTCTACTTGAAAATTAAAATTATTCTGTTATATTAAAGATAAGGTATAAACCAATTCAGGACTCAACAAAAAAACCAGGAAAATTATTTGTAGTATCTGCTCCTTCGGGTGCGGGTAAAACGACGCTCGTAACAGCAGTTTGCAATCAAATTGGCAAAGAATGCCAATTGAATCGTGTAGTTACCTATACAACAAAAAAACCGCGAGATGGCGAGCGTGATGGTATAGATTATCATTTTTTAACTCCAATCGTATTTCAAGAAAAGATTCAGAAGGGATTTTTTCTTGAGTGGAGTGGCGTATATGGTAGTTATTATGGATCTCCAGCATATATATTAGAAGGCCTGCAAAAAGGGGATTCATTTATACTCATAATTGACCGGTTAGGGGCGCGAAAAATAGGCCATATTTATAAAGATTCGATTTTTATTTGGATTTATACAAAAGACATAAAAATCTTAATGGAACGGTTGCAAAATAGAAAAACAGAAAAAGCCGAACAAATTGCTCGGCGATTGAAATTAGCACAAGAAGAAATAAAAGATGAACGAGATAATCCTTTCTATCATTATCATATTCTTAATGATGACATTGAAAGTGCTATCCAAAGCATTAAATCAATTATCATTGAGAAAATTAATGAATGAAAAAAATCGTCAATTTTGAAAGAAATTTGACGGTAGAAAAAATATTTTAAAAAAAGTTTAAAAAAATTGTTGACTTAGGAAATGATAATTGTATAATTGCTTATGTATTCGATGAAAGTAGTAACGAAAAAAAAGTTAAATATCTTTGAAATTTACGAAGACCCAAAAATTTGCTTACAAGTCTTGTGACAAATTCTTCTTCATAACACAATTTTTGTGATGGAGAGTTTGATCCTGGCTCAGAATGAACGTTGGCGGCGCGCCTAACACATGCAAGTCGAACGAGAAAGTTCCTTCGGGAGCGAGTACAGTGGCGAACGGTTGAGTAACACGTGAGAATCTACCCTTTAGTGGAGAATACTCTCGAGAAATCGAGGTTAATGCTGCATAAGTCCCTTCGGGGAGAAAGATGGCCTCTTTGCTGTCGCTAGAGGATGAGCTTGCGGCCTATCAGCTAGTTGGTGAGGTAAAGGCTTACCAAG
Proteins encoded:
- the gmk gene encoding guanylate kinase, with the protein product MQDSTKKPGKLFVVSAPSGAGKTTLVTAVCNQIGKECQLNRVVTYTTKKPRDGERDGIDYHFLTPIVFQEKIQKGFFLEWSGVYGSYYGSPAYILEGLQKGDSFILIIDRLGARKIGHIYKDSIFIWIYTKDIKILMERLQNRKTEKAEQIARRLKLAQEEIKDERDNPFYHYHILNDDIESAIQSIKSIIIEKINE